A part of Bacillus thuringiensis genomic DNA contains:
- a CDS encoding DnaD domain-containing protein, which yields MAVYRNVQVNFWQDEFILDLTPEERYFYIYLLTGTKTKQCGIYVLPKRVAELETGYSMETVEKLLNRFVEYGKILYDAETKELYIINWLHYNPILNTNVEKCVLRELKTVKNKEFIHMFLRTCLEEEWQIPLLLQYFGMPEEEDTSSLQEVVEEIKDVEVEEDTPHSEVYKFYEQHISSLSPYIVKELKEWIRKVSGERVLEALKIAFEQNKRTLAYVKGILRNWCKKGRVDFIEGKEGVHKREVCSLYDP from the coding sequence ATGGCGGTGTACCGTAATGTGCAGGTGAACTTTTGGCAAGATGAATTCATATTAGATTTAACGCCAGAGGAGCGTTATTTTTACATATATTTGTTAACTGGTACGAAAACGAAGCAATGTGGAATTTACGTATTACCGAAGCGAGTGGCAGAGCTTGAAACAGGTTACAGTATGGAAACTGTTGAGAAGTTATTAAATAGGTTTGTTGAATACGGAAAGATTTTATACGATGCGGAAACGAAAGAGTTATATATAATAAATTGGCTACACTACAACCCTATTTTAAATACGAATGTAGAAAAATGTGTGTTACGTGAGTTAAAGACTGTAAAAAATAAAGAATTCATACATATGTTTTTACGTACATGTCTGGAAGAAGAATGGCAGATTCCATTGTTATTGCAGTATTTTGGTATGCCAGAGGAAGAGGATACTAGTAGTTTACAAGAAGTTGTTGAAGAAATAAAAGATGTGGAAGTGGAAGAGGATACTCCACATAGTGAAGTTTATAAGTTTTACGAGCAACATATAAGTAGTCTATCCCCATATATCGTGAAGGAATTGAAAGAGTGGATACGAAAAGTTTCAGGAGAGAGAGTATTAGAGGCGCTTAAAATTGCGTTTGAACAGAATAAGCGAACGCTCGCTTATGTGAAGGGGATTTTGAGGAATTGGTGTAAGAAAGGGCGAGTAGATTTCATTGAAGGAAAGGAAGGGGTACATAAGAGAGAGGTATGTAGTTTGTATGATCCATAG
- a CDS encoding CPBP family intramembrane glutamic endopeptidase, translating into MILHAKSFHNKDKIQRAKIGLQLFLSILIITSIILNVVVIITKSMPLIVVYMFTPALSSILTRIILKEGFKDVSFSLGNLKIWKGIGLALLIPMVICGITYSIAWLSGIARFQHPEGGMLEPIYNILGLQYLPEPFSFIYLVVLSGIFGSLLNLIPVLGEEMGWRGYMLTRLVDAEFSRPILISGLIWATWHVPIVIAGLYVEGPSLVLSVLGIYFCIVPFSYITAYLRLITGSVWPSVIIHTTWNAIIQGPFARASTGYQTDIWIGESGLITAIIILITAIIMSRIINLTK; encoded by the coding sequence ATGATATTACACGCAAAATCGTTCCACAATAAAGATAAAATCCAACGTGCTAAAATAGGACTTCAACTCTTTCTGAGTATCTTAATCATTACTTCTATTATCTTAAATGTAGTAGTAATAATTACGAAAAGTATGCCGCTTATTGTGGTATATATGTTTACCCCAGCATTATCTTCTATTTTGACTCGCATAATACTGAAAGAAGGATTTAAAGATGTATCTTTTAGTCTCGGTAACTTAAAGATATGGAAGGGGATTGGTCTTGCTCTGCTAATACCTATGGTTATTTGTGGAATTACTTATTCTATCGCCTGGTTGAGCGGCATTGCGAGGTTTCAGCATCCCGAAGGTGGTATGTTAGAACCAATCTACAATATACTTGGACTTCAGTATCTACCGGAACCATTCAGTTTCATTTATCTAGTAGTATTGAGCGGCATTTTCGGAAGCTTGCTTAATTTAATCCCAGTTTTGGGAGAAGAGATGGGTTGGCGAGGTTATATGCTCACAAGGCTAGTCGATGCAGAGTTTTCACGGCCCATCCTTATTAGCGGATTGATTTGGGCAACGTGGCATGTTCCAATTGTTATTGCTGGTCTATATGTAGAGGGACCGTCTCTCGTTCTTTCAGTACTTGGCATCTATTTTTGTATTGTGCCATTCAGTTATATTACAGCTTATTTACGACTTATCACAGGTAGCGTTTGGCCTTCGGTTATTATCCATACTACTTGGAATGCCATTATTCAAGGACCTTTCGCACGTGCAAGTACAGGATATCAAACTGATATTTGGATTGGAGAATCTGGCTTGATAACCGCTATTATTATCTTAATTACTGCAATAATTATGTCTCGAATAATAAACCTTACTAAATAG
- a CDS encoding penicillin acylase family protein: protein MEVVIKKKRTRGKRIFIWSSSIVLLLVICVAIFLNIYTLRSVPKIDGTIKLEDLQHAVMVKRDSKGVPHIKAENAHDLYFSQGYVQAQDRLFQMDLSRRQASGMLSEVVVEAAVDRDKLFRTLGLRRAAEASVSQYDGEAKYALQSFADGVNAFIREAKEEKKLPVEFTILGYEPAEWSIVDSLTIGKYMAFDLGGHWHGQAFRYWALKNLPKEQANELFPTYPKDAPRLLAELENTNVNVAQSFAKAIIPPEFNGSNNWVISGEKSASGKPILADDPHLSLATPSIWYQSKLETKDLHVSGVIFAGVPGVILGHNDKIAWGVTNTGPDVQDLYIEKRNPNNENEFLYNDKWEKATVVDESIKVKGGKTIPYNVTVTRHGPVISEFADKGKEKTKTVFALKWTALEPSAELKAVLNMNKAKDWNEFETALQDFHTPTQNFVFASNDGTIAYKANGNIPVRKKGDGSLPVPGWTDEYEWEGYIPFDQLPKVINPKQGFISTANNKIVDDHYPYHISNTWAQPYRQMRIQEFLQEKEKYTVKDLEELQMDQKNLYGKEFTPILLKELNKASLNEVEKEGVKQLTKWNFYDSKDEAAPLLFHLLMKEISNTLFSKEIPKDVMELFEGKPQVVDELIRKEVAGEKSAWFTKYGGFTKVVHTSYENVMKKLQKEYGPNVAEWKWGDYHQLAFTHPISKSSSMLALLAFNREKPVPIGGSQVTVQAASYGDNGIVNHGASWRFVIDTKDMSNGYHIVGPGQSGLFRSDWYHDQIDDWVNGTYHTTTLNTEGIEGKVLTLQPK, encoded by the coding sequence ATGGAAGTTGTTATAAAAAAGAAACGAACTCGTGGTAAGAGAATTTTTATTTGGTCTAGTAGTATCGTCCTTTTGTTAGTTATCTGTGTAGCGATTTTTTTGAACATATATACGCTTAGATCTGTGCCAAAGATAGATGGAACGATAAAGCTAGAGGATTTACAACATGCTGTTATGGTGAAGCGAGATAGTAAAGGGGTACCGCATATTAAAGCGGAAAATGCACATGATTTATATTTTTCGCAAGGGTATGTACAAGCGCAAGATCGTTTGTTCCAAATGGATTTAAGTAGAAGGCAAGCTTCTGGTATGCTGAGTGAAGTTGTAGTGGAAGCAGCTGTTGATCGAGATAAGTTGTTTCGAACGCTCGGTTTACGGCGAGCAGCCGAAGCGTCTGTTAGTCAATATGATGGAGAAGCGAAATATGCCCTGCAATCATTTGCTGATGGGGTGAATGCTTTTATACGTGAGGCGAAAGAGGAAAAGAAATTGCCGGTCGAGTTTACTATATTAGGTTATGAGCCGGCTGAGTGGTCAATTGTAGATTCTTTAACAATTGGCAAGTATATGGCGTTTGATTTAGGCGGACATTGGCACGGTCAGGCATTTCGTTATTGGGCGCTGAAAAATCTACCGAAAGAGCAAGCAAATGAACTATTTCCTACATATCCGAAAGATGCGCCTAGATTGCTAGCTGAACTGGAAAATACAAATGTGAATGTAGCACAAAGTTTTGCAAAAGCGATCATTCCACCAGAGTTTAATGGTAGTAATAACTGGGTTATAAGTGGTGAGAAGAGTGCGTCTGGTAAGCCGATTTTAGCGGATGATCCTCATTTATCTCTTGCGACGCCTTCTATTTGGTATCAATCGAAACTTGAAACGAAAGATTTACATGTGAGTGGCGTTATTTTCGCGGGAGTGCCAGGCGTTATATTAGGTCACAATGACAAAATAGCATGGGGCGTTACGAATACCGGTCCTGATGTGCAAGATTTATATATTGAGAAGCGAAATCCTAATAATGAAAATGAATTTCTGTATAACGATAAGTGGGAAAAAGCTACTGTTGTGGATGAATCTATTAAAGTAAAAGGCGGGAAAACAATCCCATATAATGTTACGGTTACGAGGCATGGTCCAGTCATTTCAGAGTTTGCGGATAAAGGGAAAGAGAAAACGAAAACAGTATTTGCTTTGAAATGGACTGCTTTGGAGCCTTCTGCTGAATTAAAGGCTGTATTAAATATGAATAAGGCGAAAGACTGGAATGAGTTTGAAACGGCTCTTCAAGATTTTCATACACCAACTCAAAACTTTGTGTTTGCATCAAACGACGGCACAATCGCTTATAAAGCGAATGGAAATATACCAGTGCGTAAAAAAGGTGATGGTAGTTTGCCTGTTCCAGGATGGACAGATGAATATGAATGGGAAGGGTATATCCCGTTTGATCAACTTCCAAAAGTAATCAATCCAAAACAAGGGTTTATTTCAACTGCGAATAATAAAATTGTTGATGATCATTATCCGTACCATATTAGTAATACGTGGGCGCAGCCATATAGACAAATGCGTATTCAAGAATTTTTACAAGAAAAAGAAAAGTATACGGTGAAAGATTTAGAAGAGTTACAGATGGATCAAAAAAATTTATACGGGAAAGAGTTTACTCCTATATTGTTAAAAGAGTTAAATAAAGCATCTTTAAATGAAGTAGAGAAAGAAGGAGTAAAACAATTAACAAAATGGAATTTTTACGATAGTAAAGATGAAGCAGCACCATTACTATTCCATTTGTTAATGAAAGAGATTTCAAATACGTTATTTTCAAAAGAAATACCGAAAGATGTGATGGAGTTATTTGAAGGGAAGCCACAAGTTGTTGATGAATTGATTCGAAAAGAAGTAGCAGGAGAAAAGAGCGCTTGGTTTACGAAGTATGGGGGCTTTACGAAAGTTGTTCATACATCGTACGAAAATGTAATGAAGAAATTACAGAAGGAATATGGACCGAATGTTGCGGAGTGGAAGTGGGGCGATTACCATCAACTGGCGTTCACACATCCAATTTCAAAATCATCTAGTATGTTAGCGCTACTAGCATTTAATCGTGAAAAACCAGTCCCAATTGGCGGAAGTCAAGTTACCGTTCAAGCAGCGAGTTACGGTGATAACGGTATTGTAAATCACGGGGCGTCTTGGAGATTCGTCATTGATACGAAAGATATGTCAAACGGTTATCATATCGTAGGACCAGGACAATCAGGACTTTTTAGAAGTGATTGGTATCATGATCAAATAGATGACTGGGTAAATGGCACGTATCATACGACTACATTGAATACGGAGGGGATAGAGGGGAAAGTGTTAACTTTACAGCCGAAGTGA
- a CDS encoding DNA alkylation repair protein, whose product MDFKTVMQELEALGKERTKKIYISNGAHEPVFGVATGAMKPIAKKIKVNQELAEELYATGNYDAMYFAGIIADPKAMSESDFDRWIDGAYFYMLSDYVVAVTLSESNIAQDVADTWIASGDELKMSAGWNCYCWLLGNRKDNEFVESKIATMLEMVKNTIHHSPERTKSAMNNFLNTVAISYVPLHEKAVEIAKEVGIVEVKRDNRKSSLLNATESIQKELDRGRLGFKRKYVRC is encoded by the coding sequence TTGGATTTTAAAACAGTTATGCAAGAGCTTGAGGCCCTTGGTAAAGAAAGAACGAAAAAAATATACATATCTAACGGTGCGCACGAGCCAGTTTTTGGCGTAGCCACAGGTGCTATGAAACCAATCGCTAAAAAAATTAAAGTAAATCAAGAGTTAGCTGAAGAACTTTATGCGACAGGCAACTACGATGCTATGTACTTTGCAGGCATTATTGCGGATCCAAAAGCTATGAGTGAGTCTGATTTTGATCGCTGGATAGATGGAGCGTATTTTTATATGCTATCTGATTATGTAGTGGCAGTAACTTTATCCGAATCAAATATTGCACAAGATGTTGCTGATACATGGATTGCAAGTGGAGACGAGCTTAAAATGTCTGCAGGCTGGAATTGCTACTGCTGGCTTTTAGGAAATCGCAAAGACAACGAATTTGTCGAAAGCAAAATTGCCACTATGCTTGAAATGGTAAAAAATACAATCCATCATTCGCCGGAACGAACAAAATCCGCTATGAATAATTTCCTAAACACGGTGGCCATTTCATATGTACCACTACACGAAAAAGCAGTCGAGATTGCAAAAGAAGTTGGTATAGTTGAAGTAAAACGTGATAATAGAAAAAGCAGTTTGTTAAATGCTACAGAGAGTATTCAGAAAGAACTTGATAGAGGCAGACTTGGTTTCAAACGTAAGTATGTAAGATGTTAG
- a CDS encoding erythromycin esterase family protein, producing MNKKRIIAMVSTALLVTGCVEVGNAQTVAVENSGQSIQKNIVKSIQSQAYPLKTIEPSKTFEDLKPLKKMVGSAQYVALGENTHGSSEIFTMKFRLVKYLVTEMGFTNFTMEEDWGNGLKLNEYIQTGKGNPRDFLNLLYPTDEIIAMIEWMKDYNADPSNKKKIQFIGLDLKELDQGCFNKVIDYVRLHRPDLLAEVEENYKELSAFHGSTQEYMDLAPEIKEKFKANAERVARLLKDENTQANTEIVSSEYIWAKATASAIEKFTTMLIPNDYPSMLKLHEQYLADHAMWAQEALGGKTMVWGHNIHIAKGIIDEKLYPYVAGQFLKERLDNNYVTIGSTTTEGNFTLYSEYDPSTGGKITTREIPQNVNSFNYTLGKVPYNMFLLDNRHLKGQAEKWVKTKRPLLSIGGQIFPNESVYFDKSLLEQFDIIFHIRKTSPSHIK from the coding sequence ATGAATAAGAAAAGAATAATTGCAATGGTTAGTACAGCTTTATTAGTCACAGGATGTGTGGAAGTAGGAAACGCTCAAACAGTAGCAGTCGAAAATTCAGGTCAATCAATCCAAAAAAATATAGTTAAATCAATACAATCACAAGCTTACCCATTAAAAACGATAGAGCCATCAAAAACATTTGAGGATTTAAAACCCCTTAAGAAAATGGTTGGGAGCGCACAATATGTAGCATTAGGAGAGAATACTCATGGAAGCTCTGAAATTTTCACTATGAAGTTTCGACTTGTGAAATATTTGGTTACTGAGATGGGTTTTACAAATTTCACAATGGAAGAAGATTGGGGAAATGGCTTAAAGCTAAATGAATATATCCAAACAGGAAAAGGGAACCCTAGGGATTTTTTAAACTTGTTATATCCTACTGATGAAATTATAGCCATGATTGAGTGGATGAAAGATTATAATGCTGATCCATCCAATAAAAAAAAGATCCAATTTATTGGGCTCGACTTAAAGGAGTTGGACCAAGGTTGCTTTAATAAAGTAATTGATTATGTAAGGCTGCATCGACCAGATTTGCTGGCAGAAGTAGAAGAAAATTATAAAGAATTGTCGGCTTTTCATGGAAGTACACAGGAATATATGGACCTTGCTCCTGAAATAAAAGAAAAGTTCAAAGCAAACGCTGAGAGAGTAGCTCGATTACTAAAAGATGAAAATACGCAAGCCAACACAGAAATAGTTTCATCCGAGTACATTTGGGCGAAGGCAACGGCAAGTGCAATAGAGAAATTTACCACAATGCTAATTCCTAACGACTATCCAAGTATGTTAAAGCTACATGAGCAGTACTTGGCCGATCATGCAATGTGGGCACAAGAGGCATTGGGTGGTAAAACGATGGTATGGGGACACAATATTCATATAGCTAAAGGAATTATCGATGAGAAATTATACCCTTATGTTGCCGGGCAGTTTTTGAAGGAACGTTTAGACAATAATTATGTCACAATTGGTAGTACAACTACGGAGGGAAATTTCACCTTATACAGCGAATATGATCCTTCCACTGGAGGTAAGATTACAACTCGCGAAATTCCACAAAATGTGAATAGCTTTAATTATACCCTCGGAAAAGTACCATATAACATGTTTTTATTGGATAACCGTCACCTTAAAGGACAAGCAGAGAAATGGGTTAAAACAAAAAGACCATTACTAAGTATAGGGGGACAAATCTTCCCAAATGAATCGGTATACTTTGATAAATCATTGCTTGAGCAATTTGATATTATTTTTCACATTCGAAAAACAAGTCCATCTCATATTAAATAA
- a CDS encoding DUF3895 domain-containing protein, with product MNQISFEDLFEEENKPEKVEVANIPEPLSPLQKDILELVDSEEISALELCEQLIRSGKIPDERFTTNKPKAYGQVCLLLEGFVKEGRLIFVKSDEKRDRVYKLNEEVFNG from the coding sequence ATGAATCAAATTTCATTCGAAGATTTATTTGAAGAAGAAAACAAACCAGAAAAGGTGGAGGTAGCTAATATACCAGAGCCTTTATCGCCATTACAAAAAGATATATTGGAATTAGTGGATTCGGAAGAAATAAGTGCGCTTGAGCTATGTGAACAATTAATACGATCTGGCAAAATACCAGATGAAAGATTCACAACGAATAAGCCGAAAGCATATGGACAAGTATGCTTACTATTAGAAGGTTTTGTTAAAGAAGGAAGGCTTATTTTTGTCAAAAGTGATGAGAAAAGAGATAGGGTTTATAAATTGAATGAAGAAGTTTTTAACGGATAA
- a CDS encoding helix-turn-helix transcriptional regulator: MLDMVKYWFWYDWIMLGVRILVSISIAINTLNVQDGLTLPLWIIILWEIIAFSIPWVALLFNYKYYLFAEILIYGGLCIYLTSLFPAAYVTFLILVFLIAANSKHLSYYWTAPTTVFITTGILYAVAPSNSYWILVTHYGLAYVMGFAFHLLIVNHKQNEAIRKQNAVLEQYMSQIERITLAEERNRLSSELHDTVGHAYTSIIMGMETLRTELATEMGIQRLDSLLEMGRKSIEDVRGYLHQMDSPCQSPSLIQSLQNLGAEFQEHAQVNVSFRAYGEEYELSRQAKIAFIRCLQESLTNAVRHGQGTEIIVTLQFEQQYTRLEVQDNGKGNVEWQEGFGMNAMKERAMNLQGQLSVYTQPDEGMLVTCTIPRQAEIKDGLIRLLIVDDQPFVRETLRTLLDRYEDLNVVGLAEDGNQAIDLCGRLQPHVILMDLDMQHMDGVEATKKIKQQWPHIRVLIFTTFQDTEQALESLRNGADGFLLKSIETLELANTIRLIHKGGTLIDQGMSHKIFEKFDEPKETPQSKATAYELTAREIEILQLVAKGLRYTTIASRLYLSNGTVRNYASTAYAKLGVRNKEEAVQKALEIGIIE, encoded by the coding sequence TTGTTAGATATGGTTAAGTATTGGTTTTGGTACGATTGGATTATGTTAGGAGTCCGTATACTTGTTAGTATCTCTATCGCCATAAACACATTAAATGTTCAGGATGGTTTAACATTGCCACTTTGGATCATTATTCTTTGGGAAATTATTGCCTTCTCAATTCCATGGGTAGCCTTACTGTTCAATTACAAATATTACCTGTTCGCAGAAATACTGATATATGGTGGACTGTGTATTTATTTAACTTCTTTATTTCCGGCAGCTTACGTTACATTTCTTATATTGGTTTTTCTGATTGCTGCGAATAGTAAGCATTTGTCCTATTATTGGACAGCTCCAACAACAGTTTTTATAACAACTGGAATTCTCTATGCGGTTGCACCAAGTAATAGTTATTGGATTTTAGTTACCCACTATGGACTTGCTTATGTAATGGGCTTCGCTTTCCATTTACTAATCGTCAATCATAAGCAAAATGAAGCGATTCGTAAACAAAACGCGGTACTTGAGCAATATATGTCTCAGATTGAACGCATTACACTGGCAGAGGAACGGAACAGACTGTCGAGTGAGCTTCATGATACAGTTGGTCACGCTTATACTTCTATTATTATGGGAATGGAAACGTTGCGGACCGAACTTGCTACTGAAATGGGTATACAAAGGCTAGATTCTCTGCTTGAAATGGGACGTAAAAGCATCGAAGACGTGAGAGGTTACCTACATCAAATGGATTCTCCGTGTCAATCGCCTTCCTTAATTCAATCTCTACAAAATCTTGGAGCCGAATTTCAGGAGCATGCTCAGGTAAATGTAAGTTTTCGGGCATACGGAGAGGAATATGAATTATCTCGGCAAGCGAAGATCGCATTCATTCGCTGCTTACAAGAATCTCTTACAAATGCAGTACGTCATGGTCAAGGGACTGAAATTATAGTTACATTGCAGTTTGAACAACAATATACGAGATTAGAAGTTCAAGATAATGGAAAAGGAAATGTAGAATGGCAAGAAGGCTTTGGAATGAATGCGATGAAAGAGCGGGCAATGAATTTGCAAGGTCAATTGTCTGTATATACACAGCCAGATGAAGGAATGCTTGTTACCTGTACCATACCGCGACAAGCTGAAATAAAAGATGGACTTATTCGTTTGTTAATTGTAGACGACCAGCCATTTGTTCGGGAAACTTTGAGGACACTACTCGATAGATATGAAGACTTAAATGTAGTCGGTTTGGCTGAGGATGGCAATCAAGCCATCGATTTGTGTGGGCGCCTTCAACCCCATGTTATACTTATGGATCTAGATATGCAACACATGGATGGAGTCGAAGCAACCAAAAAGATTAAGCAACAATGGCCACATATCCGCGTATTGATTTTTACAACTTTTCAGGATACCGAACAGGCATTGGAATCACTTCGCAACGGTGCGGATGGTTTTTTACTCAAATCTATTGAAACGTTGGAACTAGCTAATACGATTCGACTTATTCACAAAGGTGGGACACTGATTGATCAGGGAATGTCTCACAAAATATTTGAGAAGTTTGATGAGCCAAAAGAGACACCACAATCAAAAGCAACCGCTTATGAGCTAACAGCTAGGGAGATAGAAATATTGCAGCTAGTAGCAAAAGGACTTCGATACACTACCATAGCATCAAGATTATATTTATCGAATGGTACGGTCAGAAATTATGCATCCACAGCTTATGCAAAGCTAGGAGTCCGTAACAAGGAAGAAGCTGTTCAAAAGGCTCTAGAAATTGGAATTATTGAATAA
- a CDS encoding S-layer homology domain-containing protein yields the protein MNKIIKKRVIALSTSLVMLGGAPLAISAEESKTDQLRIAQGEHGTIGLSYSNFNLETPDHMQINEEEVSENEKLLLEEYKHKHDETEELHKMKEAKKGQVAEEEAISNIEKAFEHVDGRNDGSTREMKPVEKPRAIQYSASMTTKKYGTLAGVPFVEWIVPAGNPDIRPANPMKARYITIHETANIARGANAENHAKYLYKQATEGTFRTASWHFTVDDKQIYQHLPTNENGWHAGDGDGSGNRESIGIEISVNQDGDYNKALENAKRLAGYLMNKEGISADHIYRHQQWSGKNCPDILISRGNWTGFVQGIQWYANVNAQIDSPLQERNELFDSNEYNPAEPNMELVVNGDGINVRSGVGLEHHIVRKASKGDRYKVLAVKNGWYKVGNDEWIFYNPSWIKINYNVPNKEVQKPKDDITGKWFEGHIRKLNSLGIMHGEGNGVFAPYRNITRAEFATLISNALKLPEGNKSFVDINEAHPSLHSGIKRSASAGIINGRGGGIFDPNASITREEASIMIDNALQYKGVTGKLVALPFTDQHLITYKQHVQRLYSLQVVTGVGNNEFNPKGTTTRGEAAAFLVKMLDASQK from the coding sequence ATGAATAAAATAATAAAAAAAAGAGTAATTGCGTTATCAACTAGTTTAGTAATGTTAGGCGGCGCGCCTTTAGCAATATCAGCAGAAGAGAGTAAAACTGATCAACTTCGTATCGCGCAAGGGGAACATGGAACGATCGGATTAAGCTATTCTAATTTCAATCTAGAAACTCCTGATCACATGCAAATTAACGAAGAGGAAGTATCGGAGAACGAGAAGCTCCTTCTAGAAGAATATAAACATAAACATGATGAAACAGAAGAGTTACATAAAATGAAAGAAGCGAAAAAAGGTCAAGTAGCAGAAGAGGAAGCTATTTCAAACATTGAAAAGGCATTTGAACATGTAGACGGTCGAAATGATGGCTCTACTCGTGAAATGAAGCCGGTTGAAAAGCCAAGAGCTATTCAGTATAGTGCATCGATGACTACAAAAAAATATGGAACACTTGCAGGTGTCCCGTTTGTAGAGTGGATTGTTCCAGCAGGAAACCCTGATATTCGCCCTGCCAATCCGATGAAAGCACGTTACATTACAATTCATGAGACTGCAAATATAGCCCGTGGTGCGAATGCTGAAAATCATGCGAAATATTTGTATAAACAAGCAACGGAAGGTACGTTCCGAACAGCTTCATGGCATTTTACAGTGGACGATAAACAAATTTATCAGCACTTACCAACAAACGAAAACGGTTGGCATGCAGGAGATGGTGATGGTTCAGGAAATAGAGAATCTATCGGTATTGAAATTTCAGTTAACCAAGATGGAGATTACAATAAAGCGTTAGAGAATGCAAAGCGACTTGCAGGTTACTTAATGAATAAAGAAGGAATTAGCGCGGACCACATTTATAGGCATCAACAATGGAGTGGAAAAAACTGTCCGGACATTTTAATTTCTCGCGGGAATTGGACTGGTTTCGTACAAGGAATTCAATGGTATGCAAATGTTAATGCACAAATTGATTCGCCTTTACAAGAAAGAAATGAGCTATTTGATTCAAATGAATATAATCCAGCTGAACCTAATATGGAGCTTGTAGTGAATGGTGACGGCATAAACGTACGTAGTGGCGTAGGCCTTGAGCATCATATTGTTCGTAAAGCTTCAAAAGGAGACCGTTACAAAGTGTTAGCGGTTAAAAACGGTTGGTATAAAGTAGGTAACGATGAGTGGATTTTCTATAACCCAAGCTGGATTAAGATCAACTACAATGTGCCAAATAAAGAAGTGCAAAAACCAAAAGATGACATTACAGGTAAATGGTTTGAAGGGCATATTCGTAAACTGAATAGCCTAGGAATTATGCATGGTGAAGGAAATGGTGTATTTGCGCCTTATCGAAATATAACAAGAGCCGAGTTTGCGACATTAATCTCAAATGCTCTTAAACTACCAGAAGGAAATAAATCATTTGTAGATATTAACGAAGCGCATCCATCACTTCATAGTGGTATTAAACGTAGTGCAAGTGCAGGAATTATTAACGGTCGTGGCGGAGGGATTTTTGATCCTAACGCATCTATCACTCGTGAAGAAGCATCTATCATGATTGACAACGCATTACAGTATAAAGGTGTTACAGGTAAATTAGTCGCATTACCATTTACAGACCAACATTTGATCACATATAAACAGCATGTTCAACGATTATACAGCTTACAGGTAGTTACTGGTGTTGGAAATAATGAGTTTAATCCTAAAGGTACAACAACTCGTGGTGAGGCAGCTGCCTTTTTAGTGAAGATGTTAGATGCAAGTCAAAAATAG
- a CDS encoding sensor domain-containing protein: MKSRFIQNGYFLLLTFVTGLFYFCFYLIALLFSFTLSFTVVGIPLVIRVLQTTTPFIQFERIQTKIYTDISIDSYDKSITMDTSNWVQVKLVLTDRRTWFAIYWLMQKFVIGIFSLISAIIFYVLPLMFLLAPLLYQHIDMNIIFIQIDTFAKSLFVMFIGIVFTALSIRIVDGLTKKIGGYTRSMIRQLNQ; the protein is encoded by the coding sequence ATGAAATCAAGATTCATCCAGAATGGTTATTTTTTATTGTTAACTTTCGTTACAGGATTGTTTTATTTTTGTTTTTATCTAATAGCTCTGCTATTCAGTTTCACCCTTTCATTTACGGTAGTTGGGATTCCACTAGTTATACGCGTACTACAAACTACTACACCTTTTATCCAATTCGAGCGTATACAGACGAAAATTTATACCGATATTTCAATAGACTCTTACGATAAAAGTATAACAATGGATACATCGAACTGGGTTCAGGTGAAATTAGTGCTTACAGATCGTCGCACTTGGTTTGCTATCTATTGGTTAATGCAGAAATTTGTGATTGGCATTTTCAGTCTCATTAGTGCAATCATTTTTTATGTACTGCCACTTATGTTCCTGTTGGCTCCACTACTATATCAACACATCGATATGAATATTATATTTATACAGATAGATACTTTTGCCAAGTCACTCTTTGTAATGTTTATCGGTATAGTATTTACTGCCCTAAGTATTAGAATAGTCGATGGTTTAACAAAGAAAATTGGGGGCTATACACGTAGTATGATTCGGCAACTAAACCAATAG